From Arcobacter sp. CECT 8986, a single genomic window includes:
- a CDS encoding sulfite exporter TauE/SafE family protein gives MDLEFFILISIVLIFAAFVHGSIGFGFALIPTPIIAIFTDMQTAILLTLLPTLVVNLVSFLSEGNSKEAVIRFLPIAVITMIGSAIGTQILIFSNSDIFKLLLAISILLYLYTNNKNISISAFSKYPKISFVLYPFFTGIVGGLTNVMGPMLMIYGIELKYSKAQFIQMMNICFLLGKVIQIFIFFINDSFTKTEVSFSLITILIISFSLYFGIKVKKKIDSKLYIKLIKILLLIISIILIVQFIYNL, from the coding sequence TTGGATTTAGAATTTTTTATATTAATATCAATCGTACTTATTTTTGCAGCATTTGTTCATGGAAGTATAGGTTTTGGTTTTGCTTTAATTCCAACTCCAATAATTGCAATTTTTACAGATATGCAAACTGCAATACTTCTTACACTATTACCAACTTTAGTAGTAAATTTAGTAAGCTTTTTAAGTGAAGGAAATAGTAAAGAAGCAGTCATTAGGTTTTTACCTATTGCAGTAATTACTATGATTGGAAGTGCAATTGGTACACAAATATTGATATTTTCTAATTCTGATATATTTAAACTACTTTTGGCTATTTCAATATTGCTTTATCTTTATACAAATAACAAAAATATTTCAATAAGTGCTTTTAGTAAGTACCCAAAAATTTCATTTGTTTTATATCCTTTTTTTACTGGTATTGTAGGTGGATTAACTAATGTTATGGGACCAATGCTTATGATATATGGAATTGAGTTAAAGTACTCAAAAGCGCAATTTATTCAGATGATGAATATATGTTTTTTACTTGGAAAAGTTATTCAAATTTTTATCTTTTTTATAAATGATAGCTTTACAAAAACAGAAGTTAGTTTTTCTTTAATTACTATTTTAATAATCTCTTTTTCTTTATATTTTGGAATTAAGGTGAAAAAGAAGATAGATTCAAAACTCTATATTAAATTAATAAAGATTTTACTTCTTATTATTTCAATTATTCTTATTGTTCAATTCATATATAATTTATAA
- a CDS encoding radical SAM protein: protein MSYSNSIIFGPIPSRRFGISLGIDLSPSKKQCNFDCLYCELEAAKTVDKMTEYPSVNEVISEIKKSFDKHPKIDVITLTANGEPTLYPHLDELIDEINKIKGDTKTLILSNGSTIYDEKIYKALLKIDTVKLSLDCVSQKCFKKLDRNHDGIDINKIIKSMISFRKDTKNIFVLEVLFVKTLNDKEDEIEALYDSIKKINPHRVDIGTIDRPPAYKVKPVDFELLEKVANTFKGINVNIAFKNRPKQTQNFDEKEIISMLKRRPLTKEDIENMFDDSSKNILETLIKSGVVSLVDSSGLNFYKIL, encoded by the coding sequence ATGTCTTATTCAAATTCTATTATTTTTGGTCCAATTCCTTCAAGAAGATTTGGAATATCTTTAGGAATTGATTTATCTCCTAGTAAAAAACAGTGCAATTTTGACTGTTTATACTGTGAATTGGAAGCTGCAAAAACAGTTGATAAAATGACAGAATATCCAAGTGTAAACGAAGTGATTTCAGAAATAAAGAAAAGTTTTGACAAACATCCAAAAATTGATGTAATTACTTTAACTGCAAATGGTGAGCCAACTTTATATCCTCATTTGGATGAATTAATTGATGAGATAAATAAAATAAAAGGTGATACAAAAACACTTATTTTGTCAAATGGAAGTACAATTTATGATGAAAAAATCTATAAAGCACTATTGAAAATTGATACTGTTAAATTATCACTTGATTGTGTAAGCCAAAAGTGTTTTAAAAAGCTTGATAGAAATCATGATGGTATTGATATAAATAAAATTATAAAAAGTATGATTAGTTTTAGAAAAGATACAAAAAATATTTTTGTATTGGAAGTTTTATTTGTTAAAACTTTAAATGATAAAGAAGATGAAATAGAAGCTTTATACGATTCAATTAAAAAGATAAATCCACATAGAGTTGACATTGGTACAATTGATAGACCACCAGCATATAAAGTAAAACCAGTAGATTTTGAACTACTTGAAAAAGTTGCAAATACATTTAAAGGTATAAATGTAAATATTGCATTTAAGAATAGACCAAAACAGACACAAAATTTTGATGAAAAAGAGATTATCTCTATGTTAAAAAGAAGACCTTTGACAAAAGAAGATATTGAAAATATGTTTGATGATAGTTCAAAAAATATTTTAGAAACTCTTATAAAATCAGGTGTTGTATCATTGGTTGATAGCAGTGGATTAAATTTTTATAAAATTTTATAA
- a CDS encoding TonB-dependent receptor: protein MKKIITSSLVVMLSLAASQTLLSASSIEKKDKEEKSKFSAVLPTVYVEAMEEDDLTKGYVNYENASITRNNMSIKEIPQTIDTLNIQKNKNYGTNDLSSILEGNAGIDTTYDMRSDNIFIRGFRADSNDIYRDGIRESGQVRRSTANIERVEILKGPASLLYGRSNGGGVINMVSKYANFDNSSNIGLLLGSWKNRGLNLDVNRAVNDNVAVRFVSDITKGETFRKGIDKDIENETKMFSPSITVTDNDKIKWTAQYTYDYANRTPDRGPDKEQYDLMGISYDKAFAHDGDYVKDKLQILRSNLDIQLNDKWNFNWAVAYRKAEQNFDHYFLGTYIPATRLLNQSYAWQETENKTFSNTFTLNGEFNTGSILHNLTFGVDFSKEKREPKLYSTRDQLFDPFNSSSWTRIAKADATIKNDHKGISKGVFIEDVISLTPDFKVVLGGRFDKYTFSSTDISNNHSTYDGDSFSPRVGIVYDINDNHTVYASYNKSFSPYGGNSYLGVSASANADTFNDEPEYNEQYEVGIKSDWLDGNLSSTLSLYQIEHYNIRYRPSWETDLTKWYQRGKERSRGAELSIIGKMYEDFYLRTSVGVMDAKVIEDNSNPDNEGHHLGNTAQLNGNIFVRYAPQSEHFYGEVGLTHVGKRYFYSRSGEESTLDSFNRVDSMLGWKYKDVNITLGILNLFDKDYWRSSTMPGASRSATLRLNYKF, encoded by the coding sequence ATGAAGAAAATTATTACATCATCACTTGTAGTAATGCTTAGTTTAGCTGCTAGCCAAACTCTATTAAGTGCTAGTAGTATTGAGAAAAAAGACAAAGAAGAGAAAAGTAAATTTTCTGCTGTTTTACCTACTGTTTATGTAGAAGCTATGGAAGAAGATGATTTAACAAAAGGTTATGTTAATTATGAAAATGCTTCTATTACTAGAAATAATATGAGTATCAAAGAGATTCCGCAAACTATTGATACTTTGAATATTCAAAAAAACAAAAATTATGGAACAAATGATTTAAGTTCTATTCTTGAGGGTAATGCAGGTATTGACACAACATATGATATGAGAAGTGACAATATTTTTATTAGAGGATTTAGAGCAGACTCAAATGATATTTACAGAGATGGAATAAGAGAGAGTGGGCAAGTAAGAAGAAGTACTGCAAATATTGAGAGAGTTGAGATATTAAAAGGTCCTGCATCTTTACTTTATGGAAGAAGTAATGGTGGTGGAGTTATCAATATGGTTAGTAAATATGCTAACTTTGATAATTCAAGTAATATTGGATTGTTGTTAGGTTCTTGGAAAAATAGAGGTTTAAATCTTGATGTAAATAGAGCTGTAAATGACAATGTTGCAGTTAGATTTGTAAGTGATATAACAAAAGGTGAAACTTTTAGAAAAGGTATTGATAAAGATATTGAAAACGAAACTAAAATGTTTTCTCCAAGTATCACAGTTACAGATAATGATAAAATAAAATGGACTGCGCAATACACATACGACTATGCAAATAGAACACCAGATAGAGGTCCAGACAAAGAGCAATATGATTTAATGGGAATTTCATATGATAAAGCATTTGCTCATGATGGAGATTATGTTAAAGATAAATTACAAATATTACGTTCAAATTTAGATATTCAATTAAATGACAAATGGAATTTCAATTGGGCAGTTGCATATAGAAAAGCAGAACAAAACTTTGACCACTATTTTCTAGGAACATATATCCCTGCAACTAGACTTTTAAATCAAAGTTATGCTTGGCAAGAGACTGAAAATAAAACATTTTCAAATACATTTACTTTAAATGGAGAGTTTAATACTGGTTCAATTTTACATAATCTTACTTTTGGTGTTGATTTTAGTAAAGAAAAAAGAGAGCCAAAACTATATTCTACAAGAGATCAATTATTTGATCCATTTAACTCATCTTCTTGGACAAGAATTGCAAAAGCAGATGCAACTATAAAAAACGACCATAAAGGTATCTCAAAAGGTGTATTTATTGAAGATGTAATTTCACTTACTCCTGATTTTAAAGTTGTTTTAGGTGGAAGATTTGATAAATATACATTTAGTTCTACTGATATTTCAAATAATCACAGTACATATGATGGAGATTCATTTAGTCCAAGAGTAGGTATTGTTTATGATATAAATGATAATCATACAGTATATGCTTCATATAATAAAAGTTTCTCTCCTTATGGTGGAAATAGTTATTTAGGTGTAAGTGCAAGTGCAAATGCAGATACTTTTAATGATGAACCAGAATACAATGAACAATATGAAGTTGGTATAAAAAGTGATTGGTTAGATGGAAACTTAAGTAGTACACTTTCATTATACCAAATTGAACACTACAACATAAGATATAGACCAAGTTGGGAAACAGACTTAACAAAATGGTACCAAAGAGGAAAAGAGCGTTCAAGAGGTGCAGAATTAAGTATTATTGGAAAAATGTATGAAGACTTTTATCTTAGAACTTCTGTTGGTGTAATGGATGCAAAAGTAATAGAAGATAACTCAAATCCAGATAACGAAGGTCATCATTTAGGAAATACAGCACAATTAAACGGGAATATTTTTGTAAGATATGCTCCACAATCAGAACATTTTTATGGTGAAGTTGGTTTAACGCATGTAGGAAAAAGATATTTTTATAGTAGAAGTGGTGAAGAGAGCACTTTAGATAGCTTTAATAGAGTTGATTCAATGTTAGGTTGGAAATATAAAGATGTAAATATTACACTTGGTATTTTAAACTTATTTGACAAAGATTACTGGAGATCAAGTACTATGCCAGGAGCATCTAGATCTGCTACATTAAGACTTAATTATAAATTCTAA
- a CDS encoding iron-containing alcohol dehydrogenase has protein sequence MTFSYYNPTAIEFGVGKISEISKYIPKKSNVLFVYGGGSIKKNGIYKQVIEALKNFNFFEFSGVEPNPSVETMNKALSIVKDEQIDYILAVGGGSVIDGCKYLAAAALYDGDAWDFLDGKKQVEKALPIGVILTLPATGSESNSLSVVSKKSTNDKRLFASDFIHPKFAVLDPSVMSTLDDRQLKNGLVDAFVHTCEQYLTMPNNSLVHDGYSETILRGLTTLMNTWENKDDKDWRDNLMLLANQALNGFIGCGVVQDWATHFIGHEITAYYGLDHARSLAVVQPHLLRVMFEDKKDKLEQMGKNVFAITDANKVIDKIESLYNNLGVSTKLSDYKVDDKVIENITESLKKHQMLKLGENHDITIEKVKEILQKSLA, from the coding sequence ATGACTTTTTCATATTACAATCCAACCGCGATTGAATTTGGTGTAGGTAAGATTAGTGAAATCTCTAAATATATTCCTAAAAAATCAAATGTACTATTTGTATATGGTGGTGGTTCTATTAAAAAAAATGGAATATACAAGCAAGTGATAGAGGCTTTGAAAAATTTTAATTTTTTTGAGTTTTCTGGAGTAGAGCCAAACCCTTCAGTTGAAACTATGAACAAAGCATTATCAATTGTAAAAGATGAGCAAATTGATTATATCTTAGCTGTTGGTGGAGGTTCTGTAATTGATGGTTGTAAGTATTTAGCAGCAGCTGCGTTATATGATGGAGATGCTTGGGACTTTTTAGATGGTAAAAAGCAAGTAGAAAAAGCTTTACCAATTGGAGTTATTTTAACATTACCAGCAACCGGAAGTGAATCCAATTCATTAAGTGTCGTATCAAAAAAATCTACAAATGATAAAAGATTATTTGCTTCTGATTTTATTCATCCTAAATTTGCTGTTCTTGATCCATCTGTTATGTCAACACTTGATGATAGACAACTTAAAAATGGTTTAGTAGATGCATTTGTACATACTTGTGAACAGTACTTAACTATGCCAAATAATTCTTTAGTTCATGATGGATATAGTGAAACTATATTAAGAGGTTTAACAACTCTTATGAATACTTGGGAAAATAAAGATGACAAAGATTGGCGAGATAACTTAATGTTATTAGCAAATCAGGCATTAAATGGTTTTATAGGTTGTGGTGTTGTTCAAGATTGGGCGACTCACTTTATAGGGCATGAAATAACTGCATATTATGGACTTGACCATGCAAGAAGTTTAGCCGTTGTACAACCACATCTTTTAAGAGTAATGTTTGAAGATAAAAAAGATAAGTTAGAGCAAATGGGTAAAAATGTATTTGCAATAACAGATGCAAATAAAGTAATTGATAAAATAGAGTCTCTTTATAATAATTTAGGTGTTTCTACAAAATTGAGTGACTATAAAGTAGATGATAAAGTAATAGAAAATATTACAGAGTCTTTGAAAAAACATCAAATGCTAAAACTTGGTGAAAATCATGATATTACTATTGAAAAAGTAAAAGAGATACTTCAAAAATCATTAGCATAA
- a CDS encoding YqhA family protein, whose amino-acid sequence MIEKLFEKAMWQTRFLVMFAVIFGLVGAVVLFVVASLDIWGVAKYAFETLIAHAHPKDFHEDIVSGIIGAIDLYLIAVVLLIFSFGVYELFISPIDHNESAKEDQKILSITSLDQLKDKIAKVIIMVLVVNFFQRVLHTTYSSALEMLYFALAVTALAVGLFFLGKIGKK is encoded by the coding sequence ATGATAGAGAAGCTTTTTGAAAAAGCAATGTGGCAAACTAGATTTTTAGTTATGTTTGCTGTGATATTTGGACTTGTAGGTGCAGTAGTTTTATTTGTTGTTGCAAGTTTGGATATTTGGGGTGTAGCAAAATATGCATTTGAAACATTAATTGCTCATGCTCATCCTAAAGATTTTCATGAAGATATAGTAAGTGGTATTATTGGTGCGATTGATTTATATTTAATCGCTGTTGTACTACTTATCTTTTCATTTGGAGTTTATGAACTTTTCATATCTCCAATTGATCATAACGAATCTGCAAAAGAAGATCAAAAAATATTATCGATTACTTCTTTAGACCAATTAAAAGATAAAATTGCAAAAGTAATTATTATGGTATTAGTTGTAAACTTTTTTCAAAGAGTTTTACATACTACATATTCAAGTGCATTAGAGATGCTTTACTTTGCACTTGCTGTTACAGCTTTAGCTGTTGGGCTTTTCTTCTTAGGTAAAATTGGTAAAAAATAA
- a CDS encoding aspartate-semialdehyde dehydrogenase has protein sequence MRKFNVAVVGATGAVGEELFRVMEAYDFPVNKLVPLASAKSAGTTVEYKNKEYTVLELTESAFEENEVEIAFFSAGGSISAKFAKFAVEAGAVVIDNTSHFRMEPNVPLVVPEVNPQDIANWKETGIIANPNCSTIQMVLSLKPLDELYGIKRVDVSTYQAVSGAGKAGMEELVKQMQAFFAFKLDEAKKEAFAHQIALNVIPQIDVPQPNGFTKEEMKMINETQKIMHKQMQIAATCVRVPVLRSHSETITVTFEDGVEVDVQKAREALDNFENVEVIDDLENNQYPMPIISTDTDTTFVGRIRKDNYCDNVLHYFNVADQVRVGAATNSVRIALKWIEMENDN, from the coding sequence ATGAGAAAATTTAATGTTGCTGTTGTAGGAGCAACTGGGGCTGTAGGTGAAGAGTTATTTAGAGTTATGGAAGCATATGACTTTCCAGTAAACAAATTAGTTCCTTTAGCAAGTGCTAAAAGTGCTGGAACAACTGTTGAATACAAAAACAAAGAGTACACAGTTTTAGAATTAACAGAGAGTGCATTTGAAGAGAATGAAGTAGAAATTGCATTTTTTAGTGCAGGTGGTAGTATCTCTGCTAAATTTGCAAAATTTGCAGTTGAAGCTGGTGCTGTTGTTATTGATAACACAAGTCATTTTAGAATGGAACCAAATGTACCTTTAGTTGTTCCTGAAGTAAATCCACAAGATATTGCTAACTGGAAAGAAACAGGTATCATTGCTAACCCTAACTGCTCAACAATTCAAATGGTTTTATCTTTAAAACCACTTGATGAATTATATGGAATTAAAAGAGTAGATGTATCAACTTACCAAGCAGTAAGTGGTGCAGGAAAAGCTGGAATGGAAGAACTTGTTAAACAAATGCAAGCATTTTTTGCTTTTAAACTTGATGAAGCAAAAAAAGAAGCATTTGCACATCAAATTGCACTTAATGTAATTCCACAAATTGATGTTCCTCAGCCAAATGGTTTCACTAAAGAAGAGATGAAAATGATTAATGAAACTCAAAAAATTATGCACAAACAGATGCAAATTGCTGCAACTTGTGTAAGAGTTCCTGTATTAAGAAGTCATAGTGAAACAATTACAGTAACATTTGAAGATGGTGTTGAAGTAGATGTTCAAAAAGCAAGAGAAGCTTTAGATAATTTTGAAAATGTTGAGGTTATTGATGATTTAGAAAATAATCAATACCCAATGCCAATTATTTCAACTGATACAGATACAACATTTGTAGGTAGAATTAGAAAAGATAATTATTGTGATAATGTATTACACTATTTTAATGTTGCAGACCAAGTAAGAGTAGGGGCTGCTACTAACTCTGTTAGAATTGCATTAAAATGGATTGAAATGGAGAATGATAATTAA
- a CDS encoding heavy metal translocating P-type ATPase: protein MQKYKLQNLDCAHCAGKIEKSLNEMQELENVKLNFSTSTLTFEQNVKENILDKIEKEIQKIEKEVTIQKEDSKKQRTFWQLLDKKLLAITIVSLILTYFSYNYIENSSLQLLVYIVSYLLVGWDVIYKAVTNIIRGKVFDEHFLMGIATIGAFALGEYVEGIAVMIFYQIGEMFQAVAVNNSRDSINSLLDIKPEFANVKENENIVQKAPEEVKISDVILVKTGEKVPVDGVLISDKISFDTSAITGEFKPKRVAKDEEVLSGFINTSKAAYIKVTSAYKDSTVAKIIELIQNASSRKAKAEKFITKFAAVYTPIVVILAVLLASIPPLVFESALFTDWVERALIFLVISCPCALVVSIPLSFFSAIGAVSKRGVLVKGANYIEKLTEIENIIFDKTGTLTHGVFQVTNINAIDDKKDELLKVAAYAESFSTHPIAKSIVKAYDENIDSKLIFNHEELSGLGVKATIENKEVLIGNERLLEKFNISIPTIEEKLNVIFVAINNIFAGYIVVSDIIKDEAKNVISELKHLDIKRTYMLTGDKKEVALKVAKDLGIDEVKYELLPQDKLSNFEQIKQQTNRVTAFVGDGINDAPTLANSDVGFAMGGVGSDLAVKSADVVILNDNISCITDALKIAKKTKRIVYENIIFIMLIKVGFLLLGAFALIGMKEAIFADVGVALLAIFNSMRILKTIKNKPNEQEEHKSCCSGTSCCSTSQN, encoded by the coding sequence ATGCAAAAATACAAATTGCAGAATTTAGATTGTGCACACTGCGCAGGAAAAATAGAAAAGTCTTTAAATGAGATGCAAGAACTTGAAAATGTAAAATTAAACTTTTCAACTTCAACTTTAACATTTGAACAAAATGTTAAAGAGAATATTTTAGACAAAATAGAAAAAGAGATTCAAAAAATAGAAAAAGAAGTAACTATTCAAAAAGAAGATAGTAAAAAACAAAGAACTTTTTGGCAACTGCTTGATAAAAAACTACTTGCAATCACAATTGTATCTTTGATACTTACTTATTTTTCATATAATTATATTGAAAATAGTTCACTTCAACTTTTAGTCTATATAGTGTCATATTTGTTAGTTGGTTGGGATGTAATTTATAAAGCAGTAACAAATATAATAAGAGGAAAAGTTTTTGATGAACACTTCTTAATGGGTATTGCAACAATTGGTGCTTTTGCATTAGGAGAGTATGTTGAAGGTATTGCTGTAATGATATTTTATCAAATTGGTGAAATGTTTCAAGCAGTTGCAGTAAATAACTCAAGAGATAGCATAAACTCATTACTTGATATTAAACCAGAGTTTGCAAATGTAAAAGAGAATGAAAATATAGTTCAAAAAGCTCCAGAAGAAGTAAAAATTTCAGATGTTATCTTAGTAAAAACAGGAGAAAAAGTTCCAGTTGATGGTGTTTTAATCTCTGATAAAATAAGTTTTGATACAAGTGCAATAACAGGAGAATTTAAACCAAAAAGAGTAGCTAAAGATGAAGAAGTTTTAAGTGGTTTTATAAATACTTCAAAAGCTGCTTATATAAAAGTTACTTCAGCTTATAAAGACTCAACTGTTGCAAAAATTATTGAGTTAATTCAAAATGCTTCTTCAAGAAAAGCAAAAGCAGAAAAATTTATCACAAAATTTGCAGCTGTTTATACTCCTATTGTAGTTATTTTAGCAGTATTATTAGCTTCGATTCCTCCTTTAGTATTTGAAAGTGCTTTATTTACAGATTGGGTTGAAAGAGCTCTAATCTTTTTAGTAATATCTTGCCCTTGTGCTTTAGTTGTTTCTATTCCATTATCATTTTTTAGTGCAATTGGTGCAGTATCAAAAAGAGGTGTATTGGTAAAAGGTGCAAACTATATAGAAAAACTTACAGAAATTGAAAATATTATATTTGATAAAACAGGAACTTTAACACATGGTGTTTTTCAAGTAACAAATATAAATGCAATTGATGATAAAAAAGATGAATTGTTAAAAGTAGCTGCATATGCAGAAAGCTTCTCTACTCACCCAATTGCAAAATCAATAGTAAAAGCTTATGATGAAAATATTGATTCAAAACTTATTTTTAATCACGAAGAGTTAAGTGGTCTTGGAGTAAAAGCAACTATTGAAAATAAAGAAGTTTTAATAGGAAATGAAAGATTATTGGAGAAATTTAATATTTCAATTCCTACAATTGAAGAGAAACTAAATGTAATCTTTGTTGCAATAAATAATATTTTTGCAGGATATATTGTAGTAAGTGATATTATAAAAGATGAAGCAAAAAATGTAATTTCTGAACTAAAACATTTAGATATAAAAAGAACATATATGCTTACAGGAGATAAAAAAGAAGTTGCATTAAAAGTTGCAAAAGATTTAGGTATTGATGAAGTAAAATATGAGTTACTGCCTCAAGATAAATTATCAAATTTTGAACAAATAAAACAGCAAACAAATAGAGTTACTGCATTTGTTGGTGATGGAATAAATGATGCTCCAACATTAGCAAATTCTGATGTAGGTTTTGCAATGGGTGGAGTTGGTAGTGACTTAGCCGTAAAATCTGCTGATGTAGTAATTTTAAATGATAATATTAGTTGTATAACAGATGCACTAAAAATTGCTAAAAAAACAAAAAGAATTGTATATGAAAATATAATTTTTATTATGTTAATTAAAGTAGGATTTTTACTATTAGGAGCTTTTGCACTAATTGGTATGAAAGAGGCTATTTTTGCAGATGTTGGTGTTGCACTACTTGCAATATTTAACTCAATGAGAATCCTAAAAACAATAAAAAACAAACCTAACGAACAAGAAGAACACAAAAGTTGTTGTTCTGGTACTTCTTGTTGCTCTACTTCTCAAAACTAA
- the hemE gene encoding uroporphyrinogen decarboxylase gives MSKIFVDACLGKETAYTPVWMMRQAGRYLPEYMEVRKKAGDFLSLCHNPEMACEVTIQPLDIVGVDAAILFSDILVIPNEMGMKLEFIKGEGPKFDTPVKTQEDVDALLGGEEAANKLTYVYETIKLLKQRLPEDKALIGFTGAPWTLATYMIEGQGTKTYNICKKMMYSNPELLHSILKKVTEVVKYYMVKQIEAGADVVQIFDSWAAAIEPSKYDEFSWKYMVEIAEYIKEKYPEIPIIMFPKGVAAFIERGLVYGNFDVFGVDWGTPMALAKEKLGSKYVLQGNMEPTRLYSKEKTTECVEGIQKIMEGKRHIFNLGHGILPDVPVENAIHFVSECHRVSKKA, from the coding sequence ATGTCAAAGATTTTTGTTGATGCATGTTTAGGTAAAGAGACTGCGTATACTCCTGTATGGATGATGAGACAAGCTGGAAGATATCTTCCAGAATATATGGAAGTTAGAAAAAAAGCAGGTGATTTCCTGTCTTTATGTCATAATCCAGAAATGGCTTGTGAAGTAACAATTCAACCTCTTGATATTGTTGGTGTAGATGCGGCTATTTTATTTAGTGATATTTTAGTTATTCCAAATGAAATGGGAATGAAATTAGAGTTTATTAAAGGTGAAGGTCCTAAGTTTGATACACCAGTTAAAACACAAGAAGATGTTGATGCTCTATTAGGTGGAGAAGAAGCAGCAAATAAGTTAACTTACGTATATGAAACAATAAAACTTTTAAAACAAAGATTACCTGAAGATAAAGCATTAATAGGTTTTACAGGAGCTCCTTGGACTCTTGCTACATATATGATTGAAGGTCAAGGTACAAAAACATATAATATTTGTAAAAAAATGATGTATTCAAATCCTGAACTTTTACATAGTATTCTTAAAAAAGTAACAGAAGTTGTTAAATATTATATGGTTAAACAAATTGAAGCAGGAGCTGATGTTGTTCAAATCTTTGATTCTTGGGCAGCAGCAATTGAACCATCAAAATATGATGAGTTTTCTTGGAAGTATATGGTTGAAATTGCTGAATATATAAAAGAAAAATATCCAGAAATTCCAATTATTATGTTCCCTAAAGGTGTTGCGGCATTTATAGAAAGAGGACTAGTTTATGGTAACTTTGACGTATTTGGTGTAGATTGGGGAACTCCAATGGCATTAGCAAAAGAGAAACTTGGGAGTAAATATGTTCTTCAAGGAAATATGGAACCAACAAGACTTTACTCAAAAGAGAAAACTACTGAGTGTGTAGAAGGTATTCAAAAAATTATGGAAGGTAAAAGACATATTTTTAATTTAGGTCATGGAATTTTACCTGATGTACCAGTTGAAAATGCAATACACTTTGTAAGTGAGTGTCACAGAGTTTCAAAAAAGGCGTAA